A window of the Campylobacter massiliensis genome harbors these coding sequences:
- a CDS encoding glycerate kinase family protein, producing MKILIAIDSFKGSLSSLEAGNAVKEGLKALAGETDEVVVKPIADGGEGSVVALADALDGEFIDVIVQNPLGEKIPARYALAGELGILEMASSSGLMLVEKERRNPMKTSTYGFGQMILHAISKGARKFIVGIGGSATNDAGTGMLSALGYEFFDENGELLEGKGENLIKITKISNKNVVSELQECEFLVACDVDNPLFGKNGAAYVYGPQKGADEQMVKDLDAGLISFASATSEHFSSEFWNFKGAGAAGGLGYGFVSYLNAKLKPGIDIIMEEIRLEEDVKNADLIITGEGRLDFQSSMGKTPTGVAKIAKKYGKPVIALAGSVSPCAGGCNENGIDAFFSVLNEPVSLEEAMDKQTATRNLKMTAEQALRLYLLGRKG from the coding sequence ATGAAAATATTAATAGCAATCGACTCTTTTAAAGGCTCTCTGAGCTCTCTCGAGGCCGGCAACGCCGTAAAAGAGGGTCTCAAAGCCCTAGCCGGCGAGACCGATGAAGTGGTGGTTAAACCCATCGCGGACGGCGGCGAGGGTAGCGTGGTGGCGCTAGCGGATGCGCTAGATGGCGAGTTTATCGACGTCATCGTGCAAAATCCTCTCGGCGAAAAAATCCCCGCCAGATACGCGCTAGCAGGCGAGTTGGGCATCCTCGAGATGGCGTCTTCTAGCGGGCTCATGCTGGTGGAAAAAGAGCGTCGAAACCCAATGAAAACGAGCACTTACGGCTTTGGGCAGATGATTTTGCATGCTATTAGCAAGGGCGCGCGTAAATTTATCGTCGGTATCGGCGGCAGCGCGACGAACGATGCGGGTACGGGCATGCTAAGCGCGCTGGGATACGAGTTTTTTGACGAAAACGGCGAGCTGCTCGAGGGTAAAGGCGAAAACCTCATAAAAATCACCAAAATCTCAAACAAAAACGTAGTGTCCGAGCTGCAAGAGTGCGAATTCCTCGTGGCTTGCGACGTGGATAATCCGCTCTTTGGCAAAAACGGCGCGGCCTACGTTTACGGCCCGCAAAAAGGCGCGGACGAGCAGATGGTAAAGGATCTAGACGCTGGCCTTATAAGCTTTGCGAGCGCGACGAGCGAGCACTTTTCGAGCGAATTTTGGAACTTCAAGGGCGCGGGCGCGGCAGGCGGGCTAGGGTACGGGTTTGTGAGCTACCTAAACGCCAAACTAAAGCCCGGCATCGACATCATCATGGAGGAAATCCGCCTCGAAGAGGACGTGAAAAACGCTGATCTAATCATCACCGGCGAAGGGCGACTGGACTTTCAAAGCTCGATGGGCAAGACACCGACCGGAGTGGCGAAGATCGCCAAAAAATACGGCAAACCCGTCATTGCGCTAGCGGGCAGCGTGTCGCCTTGCGCGGGCGGCTGTAACGAAAACGGCATCGATGCGTTTTTTAGCGTATTAAATGAGCCAGTGAGCCTAGAGGAGGCGATGGATAAGCAAACCGCGACGCGCAATCTCAAAATGACCGCAGAGCAGGCATTGAGGCTATATTTGCTAGGGCGTAAGGGGTAA